The DNA segment AGCTGGTCGAATAGGTGACCGTCGCGAGCGGGTTTTCGGTTCCGCTCATCATCCGCGTCACGATCAGCGCGAACGCCCAGAGCAGGGCCGAGACGGCCGGCAGCAGCGAGATGAGCTGAAAATCGGCCCCGCCCGGCCTGACCACGATCAGCACGCCGACCAGTCCGGCGAGCGTCGCCGCCCAGCGCCGCCAGCCGACGCGCTCGCCCAGCATCGGGATCGACAGCGCCGTCACGAACAGCGGCGCGACGAATCCGGTCGCCGTCGCATCCGCGATCGGCAGGACCTTCAGCGCCAGGACGAACAATATGGACGAGCCGATCGTGCCGCAGCCGCGCAACAGGTGCAGGCCCGGCCGCCTCGTCCGGAACGAGGCCCATTCGCCCCTGATGCCGACGATCGCCAGCAGGATCAGCGTCGAGGCGGCATAGCGCAGCCAGACGATGTGGAGCGGCGGAACGCTGGCGGTGAGGTATTTCGTCGCCACATCGCCGGCCGAGAGGAAGATCGTGGCGGTCAGTATCATGCCGATACCGAGCAGGCCGTTGTCACGCCTGAGCGATGCGGCGGCGGTATCCGTCGCGGATCCGGGGTGGGGAGCGGGAGGTTGCGGCAAGGGCTTCGGGGCGGCTGGGGGCGGAAGTCGTGCGGGCGTGTCGGCTGCGTCGCAGGCGATCCTAGTCGCTTCGGCCGGCGATCCGCTGCGCAAAGAACATGGGAGCTCCATGCGTTGGCGCGGCGCCCCCCCGCATCGAAAAAAGGCGGACCTTGCGGCCCGCCCTCGCTCCGGCAGCGCGGCTCAGGCCGCCTGCTTGCGCGGCTGGATCAGCTTGCGGTTGACCAGCACCTCGGCGATCTGCACCGTGTTCAGCGCCGCGCCCTTGCGCAGATTGTCGGAGACGCACCAGAAGGCGAGGCCGTTCTCGACGGTCGAGTCCTCGCGGATGCGCGAGATATAGGTCGCGTCCTCGCCGGCCGCCTCATGCGGGGTGATGTAGCCGCCGGGCTCGTGCTTGTCGATGACGAGGATTCCCGGCGCCGCGCGCAGCACCTCGCGCGCGGCTTCCGCCGTCACCGGCTTCTCGCACTCGATGTTGACCGCCTCCGAATGGCCGATGAAGACCGGCACGCGCACGCAGGTGGCGGTCAGCTTGATCTTCGGGTCGAGGATCTTCTTGGTCTCGACCACCATCTTCCACTCTTCCTTGGTGAAGCCGTCCTCCATGAAGACGTCGATCTGAGGAATGAGGTTGAAGGAGATGCGCTTCGGGAACTTCCTGGTCTGGACCTCGCCGGCCGAGAACACGGCGCGCGTCTGGTTGAAGAGCTCGTCCATGCCCTCCTTGCCGGCGCCCGAGACCGATTGATAGGTCGAGACCACGACGCGCTTGACGCCGAAGGCGTCGTGCAGCGGCTTCAGCGCCACGACGAGCTGGGCGGTCGAGCAGTTCGGGTTGGCGATGATGTTCATCTTGCCGAAGCCGGCGGCGGCGGCCGCGTTCACCTCCGGCACGATCAGCGGCACGTCGGGATGGGTGCGCCAGGCGGAGGAATTGTCGATGACGACGGCACCCTGCGCACCGATCTTCGGCGACCAGGTCTTGGAGATCTCGCCGCCCGCCGACATCAGGCAGATGTCGGTGTCGGAGAAGTCGTAATGCTCGAGCGCCTTCACCTTCAGCGTCCTGTCGCCGAAGGAGACCTCGGTGCCGACCGAGCGCGAGGAGGCGAGCGCCACCACCTCGCTGACGGGGAAGGCGCGCTCGGCGAGGATGTCCAGCATCTCGCGGCCCACATTGCCGGTTGCGCCGACCACTGCGACCTTGAAGCTCATGATCTGATCCTTTGCGGAATTGAGACGGTTCGGATCTCCCTTGGGGGCCGGCCCGTCCTGCATCGGGCGGGTTCGACGATCTGCCCCCGCCGGGGGGAGACGGACCCGGAACCGAGGCGAAGCGTCAGCGCGACAGGCCGGTTTTCCCGGTCGTCGTCTTGGTCGTGCGTTTCGTCGTCGGACGGAGCGTCACAGAGCCGATCCCGAAGGGCTGAAGACTTCGCAAGGCGGCGCAACCGCGCACCGCGCCTGTGTCAGAACACCTCCGGCGGCGAAAAGTCAATCTCTCCCGCGCCGTTAACCCTGCCCGTTGACCCTCCGTTCACGCTGCCCGCCGATCGGCCGGCGCCGGTAACCGGGTAGCGACTCTCGACCCTCAGCCTGTGCGCCGTGATCGGGATGGCGCGGCCGGCGTGCCGCGCGGGAGTTCAGGCGTGTTGCGTTTGCGTTGCGACGAGACGATGGCCCGGCTGCGGCGCGAAACGCGCCGTGCCCGGATACTGTGGCGCCATGCCCGGGCGCGCGCGGCCGGGGCCGACATCGTTTCCCGTCTCATCACCGGCGCCGACCGGATCGAGGCGGGCTTTCGCGCCGCCTGTCGCCTCGGTCGCCGCCTCGCGCCGCGCGGCGGGCTCGGCCTGCCGGGCGCGCTCGCCTGGCGGATCGCCGCGGCGCTCTGCGGGGTCAGCCTGACGGCGGCCCTCGTCACCGGCCTCTCGGCGAAAAGCGAGGACCCGCCGCAGCTCGCGGGCCTGGCATCCGCCGCGGCGGCCGCCACATCCTCGAGCCCGGCCGCCGGGCACAAGGCCCGGCCCGTGGCGGAGGCGGACTGGGTGTCCGTCACCCGCCCGATCGCGATCTTCAATCTCGAAGCGCCGGAGCTCGGCCGCGACGCCCCCGTGGTCGGGGCGCGCCGCAGCCCGGATGGCCGCAGCCGCGAGGATCTGATGAGCTTCGGTGCCTTCGCCGGCGCCGATGCCCATCTGGCGCTGCGGCTGCGGACGGGGGAGGACATCGCCGCAGGCGCCGGCTCCTTCACGGTCGCGTTCGTCCACACCGCGGCGCTCGGCGGCCTCGCCGTCGCGCGCGCCGGCACGCCGGCCGCGCTCGAAACCCGTTTCGGCGCCCTCGAAACCGCCGATGTCGTCCTCGGCGACGGCACCCGGAGCCGCGGCTGCCTCGCCTTCCGGACGATGGAGAGCGAGGCGCTCTTCGCGATGAGCGGCTGGTGGTGCGCCGGGTCCAGGCCGAGCGACCGGCGCCAGCTCGCCTGCCTGATCGACCGGCTCGATCTCGCCAATGCGGGAGCCGAGCCCGCGCTGCGCTCGGCCTTCGCGCGCAGCGAGCTCAAGCGCCAGCCGGCCTGCGCCTCGCCGCGCCTGTCGGCGACCGGCCGCAAGGTCTCCTGGCTCGATGCCGATGGCCGGATGCCGGCGCTCAGGGCCAAGACCGCGACGCCCGAGCCGCCGGCGCAGCCCCGCCCCGGCCGCGCGAAGGCGACCCGCCGCCAGCGCTGAGGCGCAAGCGCGGCCCTGATCAGGCCGTGCCGAGCCGCACCACCGTGACCGAGCAATCGGCCTCGGCGACGACCTTCGAGGAGACGCTGCCGAGATGCCGGCGCAGCGCGGAAGCGCTGCGCGCGCCGATGACGATGTGGCCGATGCGGTTGTGCTCGGCATAGCGCAGGATCGCGTCGGCGGCGCTCACCGCCTCGATCACGTGATAGCTGATGCGTTCCTCGGCAAGGCCGAGCGGGCGCGCCCAGTCCTTCAGCGCCACCAGGCGCTTGATGTAGAGCGAGCGCCCGGCGTCGTCCGTCTTCGTGGTCTCGCGGATGATCTCGGTCTTCAGCACGGTAAGGCAGGCCAGGCGCGAATCCGGGCGGGTCGCGAGAAGCCGGCCCGTCTCGGCGAGGACCGCGCCGGCGAGCGGATCGGTGCCGCCGACGAGGTCGACCGCCGTGAGGATGAGGGCGGGGCCCGCCTGCCGGCGCCGGATCGTGGGCGCGCCGGTGAGGAGGTGGTCCTCGCGCTTCTGGAAGATCGAGAGGAAACGATCCCACCATGAGCGCGGCGGCTGCGCTGCGGTGATCGCCACCTGCTCCGGGTTGCGCAGGTCGAAGGCGACGCGCGCCGCATCGGTGTAGCGGCGGCCGCGATCGACCTCGAGGCAGGTCCGGATCACGGTTTCGAGCCAGGCCGGCACCTTCGGATTGACCGCGGAGGGGGGCTTGGGAGCGTGATAGAGCCTGCGCTTCATGCCCGCCGTGGTCGAGGGCCAGTCGAAGGGCAATTCCCCGGCCGCGAGCAGATAGAGAATGGCGCCGAGCGCGAAGATGTCGCTCGCCGGGTCGGAGCGGTCGCCGAGCACCTGCTCGGGCGCGATATAGCCGGCCGACCCCATCGGGACGTTGCTTTCCTCGGCCAGGAGGTCCGGCAGCCCGGCATGGCGGGAGAGCCCGAAATCGAGCAGCACCGCGCCCCGCTCGGCGAGGATCACGTTCTCCGGCTTCAGGTCGAGATGCGCGACCTGCTGCTCATGCAGGCTCGCCAGCGCCACCGCGAGTTCGGCGCCGATGCGGGCGACCTCCGCGGGCGGAAGCGGCGCCGACTTCGCGATCCTGGCCAGGCTCTCGCCCGCGACGAACTCCATCGCGAGATAGGGCGTTTCCGAAAGCTCCCCGGAGCGGATGTAGCGCGGGACATGCGGCCCCGAAAGGCGCTTCAGGATCAGCGCCTCGACCTCGTAGCCGATCACGACCGAGACGTCCTGGCCGGGGTCGAGGAAGGGGATCTTGAGCACGATCGGGATAGCGAAATCCGGATGGCGCGCCCGCCAGAGCGAGGCCATGCCGCCCGAAGGCATCTCCTCCTCGAGCGTGAAGCCGTCGATCACCTGCCCCTGCCGGAAGCGCATCGCCGTTCACCGTCCCGAAGCGAGCCGCGCGGCCAGGGCTGGCGGCAGGCCCGCCGCCAGAATCTTGCCGGCGGTCGCCGCGCTGTCATAGGGCACCCGGCGCATGGTGACGCAGCCCTGCTGCAGATCGACGAGCGCGAAGCAGGCGGCCGGGTTGCCGTCGCGCGGCTGGCCGACGGAGCCGGCGACGACGAGATGGCGGCGCGTCGCGACGAGCGGCGCAGGCGTGTCGTCCAGCGGACTGAAGGTGACCGGCGCATGGCCGGGGCGGGCGTAGAAGATCATCGGGACATGGGTATGGCCGCAGATGATGAGCCGCGCATCGGTCGCGGCGAAGGAGGGGGCGGCCGCCCGCGCGTCGCGCATGTAGTGCCAGCGGCCGGGCTCGTCGGCGCTGGCATGGACATAGAGGCGATCCTCCTCCGCAACCGTCAGCGGCAGCGCGGCGAGGAAGGCACGATGCTCCGCCGCAAGCTGCCCGCGTGTCCAGCGAACCGCCTCATGGGCGCTCGCGGTCATGCCGTGGTCGTTGTCCAGCACCGCCCGGTCATGGTTGCCGAGAACGACCTGCGCGCCGTTCGCCGCGTAGCCCGCCACGACCTCGATCGCATAGGCCGGATCGGGCCCGTAGCCGACGATGTCGCCGGCGACGACGATCCGGTCCGGCTTCAGCGCCGCAACGACGTCGCGCACCGCGTCGAGAGCCTCGCGGTTGGCATGGATATCGGCGAGGACGGCGATGCGCATCCGGGGTGCTCAGCGGGTCGCGCAGTCCGTCCGCGATCCGAAGACGGGCGGATTGGCTCCCGTGATGGAGGCCGGTCGGGGAAGGGAAGGCAAGGCGCTGTGATCCTCCGGGTCGATCCGGTGATCTTGGCTGCGATGCGGCCGCGCCGCAAGCTTCACGACAGGAGGCCGGAAGGCCGGTGTCTCCTCTCGCCGGCCCACCACGGCGAGCCGCGCTTTACGGGCGATGGCTGGCGATCTTCATGTCCTTTCCGGGCGCGGAGAGGGTGTTTGCGAGTCGCAGCGGCGCCGATTTCGCCAGTGACGTGCTTTAGTTTTCACCTGCACGCATTACGAGAATCTTTATGATTAGGATTGATTACGTTTCAATACTTAAAATTTCCTATATTTTCTGGATAAAACTATTTAAATTTAGTTAATCAACGCAACTTCCATTCTCGAAAGCTTCGATGAACGGAGCGTCAGGCGCCATTCTGGCCAATATTGATCGAATCAGATAACGCGAAAAAACGTGAGGATAGCCCTCGGAGCGCTTTTTATTGTCGACCTTGGTGACTTCATTGCGGACGTCTCGGCTGGTTTCGCTTCCCAGCCTGGCGCTTTTCCTTGAGCCGCGCTTCATGTTTGACGCAGCGGCACCGGCGACGGCCGTGGCGCTTACCGCCGATCATGCCGCCGGGGCGGATGCCGGCAAGGACGCGGCGACCGGCCACGACGCCGCCGAGGCCGCCCAGAAGCTGGCGACCGACGCCGTGGCCGATGTCGGTCCGTTCGGCGCGAAGGCCGAAGCACAACTCATCCGGGCGGATTCGGCCTCGCAGGCGCAGCGCCACGAGATCGTCTTCGTCGATGCGCGCCTGCCGGAGCTGGCGCAGCTCACGCCGGCCGAGGGTGTCGAGATCGTCGTGCTGGATCCCGAGCGGGACGGGCTCGAGCAGGTGAACGCGGCGCTGGCCGGGCGCAGCGGCATCGATGCGGTGCATTTCGTCGGCCATGGCGGGAGCGAGGGGTTTTCGATCGGCCGGACGCTGGTGGACGCGGCGCTGGTCGCGGCGCGCGGGGCGGAGATCGCCGGCTGGAGCGCGGCGCTCAGCGCCGATGCCGACATCATGATCTGGGGCTGCGACGTCGCCGCCGCGCCGGCCGGGCAGGCCCTGCTCGACAGCCTGGCGCTGCTCACCGGCGGGGATATCGCCGCCTCCGACGGCAAGACGGGCTCCGAGGAACGCGGCGGCGACTGGGTGCTGGAGGTCGAGACCGGCGCGATCGAGACCGCGGTTCCGTTCACCGTGGCCTCGCTTTCCGCCTGGAGCCATCTGCTCGCGCCGCCGGTCATCACCGGCGATCTCAGCCTCCAGATGGCCGAGCCCAGCGTGCTCAACCCGGATTTCGGGACGAGCAGCCAGATCAGGCTGGGCGATGTCGGCTGGGGGCTCGCCTTCGGCGTGGCGGATGCCGCCGATCTCGTCACGGTCACCGTCACCGTGGCGGACGACGACATCGGCGCCTTCACCGATACCGCCGGCGGCGGCGTGCCGGCGGGCTCCGCCTGGAGCTTCGCGGGCACGAAGCAGCAGGCCGACGCCTGGCTCAAGGGGCTCGTCTTCACGGCGGCCGATGCCGAGCGCGGCAATGTCATCGCCGCGACGGATGTGACGGTTTCGGTGACGAACGAGGACGACGCCGTCACGGCGAGCCGGACGATGTCGATCCGCGTCACCGCCTCGAACGATCCGACGGTCCTCGCCGATGTCGCGATCGACGTGGACGAGGTCGACCCCGCCGGGAACCCCAGCGTCACGGTCCTCGACGGCACGATGATCCAGCCGCTCGATCCGGAAGTCGCCATCGGGGCGCAGGAAGCGAGCCAGATCGTCTATACGCTCCATACGACGGCAAGCTACGGCTATCTCGCCCTCGGCGGGGTCCGCATCGGGACGGGCTCGACCTTCACCCAGGCGGATGTCGCGGCCGGGCGGCTCACTTACGTCCATACCGTCACGGGGGCGGACCAGAACACGCCGGATTCCTTCGTCGTCCACGTCAATGACGGCGCCACCCCGCTCACCAAATCCGCCGTCACGACGGTCACGCTGAACATTCGGCCGGTCAACCAGGCGCCGGTCGTCTCCGGAACGGGCCCCGTATACGAGGGGCAGCCGCAGAATGCCTCGGGGCCGGGAACCGATCCAGCGCGGGTCGGCGACTACATCGTCGCCAATGGCGGCGGGGACCCGGGCGACGATGCGCTCCTCACCGTCCGTCTCACCTCCCTGCCGGCGGACGGGAAGCTCTGGTTCAAGGGCACGGCCATGATCGGCGACGTCGCGGAGGATATCGACCGCGCGATCACCGCCGCCGACATCCTGGCCGGCTTCAGCTTCGCCTATGCCGATCGACGCGACCTGACCTATTCCCATAACGGCGACGACCAGCCGGACGGGCGCCCGAATCCGTTCGACAGCTTCGGCGTCGAGGTGACCGATGGCGGCGGCGGGGCCGGCGCCGACAAGGCGCTGAAGACATCCGCCACGATCACGCTCAGGGTCCTGCCGGTCAACGACGAGCCGGCATTCGACCCGCTCAGCACCCTCACGGCGACGGTCCCCGATACCGGCTACCAGGTCGTTCTCACGCCCGCCATGCTGAACGTGACCGATCCGGATTCGGCGAACGACAGCCTGTCCTTCGTCATCACCACCGCGCAGTACATGGATCAGGGCCGGCTCTATCTGGCGCCTCCCGGCAATGTCGGGCCTGCGGCCGCCCTGCCGGTCGGCAGCACCTTCACGCTTGCGGACGTCATCGCCGGCCGGGTCTCCTACGTCCAGCAACGCGCCGCCGGGCCGAACGAGACCGACAGCTTCGGTTTCCGGGTCGTCGACAACGGCGTCTCGCTGCATTGGACCGCCGATGGCGAGCCCTATCAGCGCCCGAGCGGCATCTATGAGGCGCCGGGCGACCAGGACAGCGCGCTGCGCGACTTCACCTTCACAATCAATCTGCGCGACACCCCGGCCGGCAATGGCGGAAGCATGCTGGATGATCCGCTGCCCGTGCCGGCCTCCCACAGCAGCACCTATGCCGGCACCAACGCGGCCGGCGTCAGCGTGGGCAGCCTGTCCGAGGGCGGCGCCGTGCTGCTTTATGACGACGATCTGGGCCGCCCCGGCCTGTCCTACGAGGTGCCCGGCGTCGCGCCCGCGCAGATCATCTACACGGTGATGGGGTTCGGCAGCGCCGATGCGGGCTGGCACGGCACGCTGGAGAAGTCCGTCGGCGGCGTCTGGACCGCGATCGACCTTTTGGGAAGCTTCACCCAGGCCGATCTCGACGCCGGGCTGATCCGCTTCGTCCATGACGGCGAGGAGGGCTTCGATTCCAGCGTGACGCTGCGCGCCTCCGCCGGGCTTTACGTCAGCGACGGCCTCGGCGGGCTGACATTGGACGCCTGGACCAGCGATTTCCACTTCTATGCGACGCCGGTGAACGACGCGCCGGAGGGCGGCGGCTCCGCCGAAAACGTCATCAAGGAAGGCGATACGGTCGCGATCACCAGCGGCATGCTGCATTTCAGCGATCCCGACGATGCCGTGAGCGAGACGCATTACGAGACCAGCCCGACGCTGGCGGGCGGCGCCAACTACGCGCTGAACCACGACGCCGCGAACCCGCTGGCCTTCTACATCGACACCCTGCCGCTCCATGGCAGGCTCGAATGGTTCGACACCGCGACGAACGGCTGGAAAACCGTCGACGAGACCACGCTGCTCCAGGCGGACTGGCTCACGGCCTCCGCGGGTACGTCGCGGCTGCGCTATGTCCATGACGGCAGCGAAACCCTGGCGGACGTCTTCAGCGCCCATGCGGTCGACCGCCGGGGAGCGGTTTCGGGTGCCGTCAGCGTCGGCTTCGTCATCACGCCGGTCAACGATCCGCCGGATATCGCGCCCGATCCGAGGCAGCCCGATCCCCCCGGCCCCTGGCCGGGCGGCGGCGGGAACGGGGCGGTCAACGAGCCGCTGACGGTGATCTACGAGGGCTCCTGGCAGAAGATCACGCCCGCTCTCCTCCAGGCGGTCGATCCCGACAGCTCGGCGACGCAGGTCCAGTATTCGATCACCCAGGCGCCGCAGCACGGGCGCATCGCCTATTCGACCGACGGCATCCATTTCACCTCGCTGGGGTCGGGCTCCTCCTTCACCCAAGCCGATGTGGCCGCCGGCTTCATCTACTACCAGCACGGCGGCGACGAGCCGGGCGGCGCGAGCTATCCCGACACGCCGGACGACAAATTCGTCTTCACCCTCTCGGACGGCTCCGCCGAGGTGAGGGGGCGCGAGTTCTGGATCTATGTCCAGCCGACCAACGACGCGCCGGTCGTCACGGCGCCTGCGGGGCCGGTCAATTCGACCGACACGGTGATCGCGCTTCCCGGCTTCAGCCTGCACGATCCCGATCTCGCGGATGGGGTGGGCGCCAAGGAGACGGATTTCCTCCAGGTCACCGTCCGGCTGCTCGACAGAAACGGCGTGCCGCTGACGGCCGCCAACTACACCGACATGGGCATCACGATCGCCGTCGCGGGCGACGACCTCGACCTGGACGGCACGATCGACGTCACGACGAGCGGCGCCATCGTCGACGATACCGCGCACGGCGCCGGCCGCATCCTGGTGCTGCGCGGCACGCAGGCGCAGCTCAACGCAGCGCTGGCGACGCTGACCGTCGGCTTCGCCACCGACCGCAACGAGATCTACCGGGTGCAGGTGATCGCCGACGACCGCCTGCGCGATCAGGCGGGCGCCCTTCTCGATGTCGATCCGGTCGCGGCGGGCGACAATGTCGGTGGCAATGGCGGCGGGACCTTCAACCAGCCGGCGGTGCCCTATATCGGCCTGCCGCAATCCGTCTCGGATTACGACGGCTTCGACTGGTATCTGCATCCCGTCCCGACCGCCTCGCACGTCAACCCGGCGATCGCGGCGCTCGTCGGCAACATCGGCGCGGCGGATGTCTTGATCCGCGCCTCGCGCGTCAACGACCCGGCGGTGCTGACCGGCGCCGGCGCCGCCACCACCTATGAAGATCAGGCGACCCTGATCGGTCCGCAGATCGCCTTCACCATCACCGATGCCGAATCGGCGGCATTCGGGACCCCGGTCTCGGTGACGTTGAGCGTGCCCTTCGGCACCCTTTCGCTCGATCCCGTCCCGGACGGGCTGAACCTCACCGTGACCGGCGCCGGCACCGGCACGATGGTCGTCACCGGCACCGCGGCCGATATCCGGGCCGGCCTCAACGCGGCCCTGCGCTACCAGTCGGCGAGCGACCAGAATCACGACATGAACGGCGCAGACCCCGGCGACGTGACGCTGACGGTCAGCTTCGACGATACGGGCTCCAATATCGGCAGCGGCGGCGCCTCCGCCAATCCGCCCCCGCTCGCGATCGCCTTGACCATCGTCCCGGTCAACGATGCGCCGACGGTTTCCGCCCCTGCGGATACCCTCGTCGTCAGCGTGGAGACCCCGGTCACCGGCATCTCCGTCGCGGACAGGGACATCGCTGGCGACGGCGGCGGGATCGCCGATGGCGAGGCCGACTTCATCCAGGTGACGATCCGCCTGATCGCGCTCGACACCGCCACGCCGCTGAGCGCGGCCGCCCATGTCGACGTCGTCTTCTCCTCGTCCTCCGCCCCACTGGAAGGCCCGGATTTCGAGGTGGACAATACCTATGACGGCACGAACAGGGCCCTGGTCATCCGCGGCACGCTCGCCGAGGTCAACGCCTATCTCGCCGGGCTGAGGGTCGGTCTGTCAGGCGCTCTGGCGAACCAGGATCAGGGCCTGCGCATCGAGATCGTCGCTGACGACCGGCAGCGCGACGTGGGGTCGGGCGTGCTTGTCGGCACCGCTGCGAATGGCGGCGGCAACGCCGAGGCCACCGGCGGGGTCACGGCCGTGCCGGGCGCCGAGGTCGATCCCTATCTCGCGGTTCCCGGCGGGCTGCCGCGGAACGTCGCCAGCGCGACCAGGACGATCTTCCCCACCTCGCTCAACGACCCGCCCGAGATCCACGTCACCCTGCCGGCGCCGATGCCTTCCGAGGGCGCCGCGACAGTGCGGCTGAGCGGGATCGCGATCAGCGATCCCGACGCCCTGCCTGCGGATTTCCTCACCGCCCGCATCGAGGTTTCGCCGAACGTCGCCATCTCCGGCCACACGCTTCCCGCCGGCAGCACCCTCGTCGGTACCGACGCCACGTCCAGGACGATCAGCGGCACGCTCGCCCAGATCAACGCCTTCGCGAACAGCATCATCGTTCAGTACCCCGATACCGCGGGAACGCCGGATAGTGCGGACTGGAACGGCTCCTTCACCGTCACCGTCACCGTTTCCGACGAAGGCAAGCATGGCGGCAGGCCGCCATCCCTGACGGACGATACCAACGATCCCGCCGCCGACCCGGGCGATTTCGCCTATGCCGACGGGGTCAGCGCCGAGCTGGTCACGACCCGGACCTTCACCATCACGGTGGCTCCGGTCAACGACGCGCCGGTGGTCGTGCCCGTCGGCGGCTCGACCATCGTCAGCCTGAGCGAGACCGAGGACACCAGCGGCACGGCGCGCACCGTCGCCACCCTGTTCGGGGCCTATTTCGACGATTCGCGCGACGCGATCCCCGGCGGATCGAGCGCCGACAGCTTCGCCGGCGTGATGGTGGTCGGGCTCAGCCCGAACCCCGCCCAGGGGAGCTGGCAGTATTATAACGGCGCGAGCTGGGTCGATATCGGCGCGCGCGCGCTGACGAACGCGCTTTATCTCGACGCCGGCGCGCAGATCCGTTTCGCGCCCGCCGCCGATTTCCACGGCACGCCGGAGAGGCTGACCGTCCGCCTGGCGGAAACCCAGGCCAGCCCGCCGGCGACGGGCGCCGTGCGAAACCTGTCGGCGGCGAACGCCACGGGCGGGACGTCGCACTACAGCGCCGGCGCGGTCGTCCTCGAGACGACGGTCGCCAACGTCAACGACAAGCCGGGCCTCGGCCCGGGCGACCTCACCGCGGTCAACGAGGATGAGGCCAACCCGGCCGGCGAGACCGTCTCCGTCCTGTTCGGCGCGCTCTATTCGGACGCGACCGACGACCGCAGCGGCATTGCGGGCGGCGGCGACGCCAAGACGCCGTTCGGAGGCATCGCCATCACCGGGAACGCGGCGAATCCCGCCACTGAGGGACGCTGGCAATATTCGCTGGATGGCACGGTCTGGAGCTATGTCGCGACCGATGTCGGCGACGGCAACGCCCTGCTCCTGCCCACGAGCGCGATGCTGCGCTTCGTCCCGGTCGCCGATTACAACGGCGTGCCGGGCGGTTTGACGGTGCGCGGCTCGGACGCGACGGTGGGCTTCGCCGGCGGCGTCGATCTCTCCGGCGCCTTGGGGCAGACCGGGCAATGGTCGGACGCGACGACGCTGGATACCCGGGTCCTCCCGCGCAACGACGCGCCGGTGCTCACCGGCACGGCGGCCGATCCGATCATTACCGAGAACAATGAAACCGGCACCGGCAGCAGCCTGCCGCCG comes from the Bosea sp. (in: a-proteobacteria) genome and includes:
- a CDS encoding DMT family transporter; the encoded protein is MILTATIFLSAGDVATKYLTASVPPLHIVWLRYAASTLILLAIVGIRGEWASFRTRRPGLHLLRGCGTIGSSILFVLALKVLPIADATATGFVAPLFVTALSIPMLGERVGWRRWAATLAGLVGVLIVVRPGGADFQLISLLPAVSALLWAFALIVTRMMSGTENPLATVTYSTSFGALVMALLLPLHWVTPTWEIFWIGLFIGAVATAGQWMVIVAFRYAGASLLAPFSYSQLLWVSIFGFMLFSTLPDIWTLVGAAIIAASGLYTAHRERLRAKLVTG
- a CDS encoding aspartate-semialdehyde dehydrogenase; protein product: MSFKVAVVGATGNVGREMLDILAERAFPVSEVVALASSRSVGTEVSFGDRTLKVKALEHYDFSDTDICLMSAGGEISKTWSPKIGAQGAVVIDNSSAWRTHPDVPLIVPEVNAAAAAGFGKMNIIANPNCSTAQLVVALKPLHDAFGVKRVVVSTYQSVSGAGKEGMDELFNQTRAVFSAGEVQTRKFPKRISFNLIPQIDVFMEDGFTKEEWKMVVETKKILDPKIKLTATCVRVPVFIGHSEAVNIECEKPVTAEAAREVLRAAPGILVIDKHEPGGYITPHEAAGEDATYISRIREDSTVENGLAFWCVSDNLRKGAALNTVQIAEVLVNRKLIQPRKQAA
- a CDS encoding bifunctional serine/threonine-protein kinase/universal stress protein, which produces MRFRQGQVIDGFTLEEEMPSGGMASLWRARHPDFAIPIVLKIPFLDPGQDVSVVIGYEVEALILKRLSGPHVPRYIRSGELSETPYLAMEFVAGESLARIAKSAPLPPAEVARIGAELAVALASLHEQQVAHLDLKPENVILAERGAVLLDFGLSRHAGLPDLLAEESNVPMGSAGYIAPEQVLGDRSDPASDIFALGAILYLLAAGELPFDWPSTTAGMKRRLYHAPKPPSAVNPKVPAWLETVIRTCLEVDRGRRYTDAARVAFDLRNPEQVAITAAQPPRSWWDRFLSIFQKREDHLLTGAPTIRRRQAGPALILTAVDLVGGTDPLAGAVLAETGRLLATRPDSRLACLTVLKTEIIRETTKTDDAGRSLYIKRLVALKDWARPLGLAEERISYHVIEAVSAADAILRYAEHNRIGHIVIGARSASALRRHLGSVSSKVVAEADCSVTVVRLGTA
- a CDS encoding metallophosphoesterase family protein, with translation MRIAVLADIHANREALDAVRDVVAALKPDRIVVAGDIVGYGPDPAYAIEVVAGYAANGAQVVLGNHDRAVLDNDHGMTASAHEAVRWTRGQLAAEHRAFLAALPLTVAEEDRLYVHASADEPGRWHYMRDARAAAPSFAATDARLIICGHTHVPMIFYARPGHAPVTFSPLDDTPAPLVATRRHLVVAGSVGQPRDGNPAACFALVDLQQGCVTMRRVPYDSAATAGKILAAGLPPALAARLASGR